From one Eucalyptus grandis isolate ANBG69807.140 chromosome 9, ASM1654582v1, whole genome shotgun sequence genomic stretch:
- the LOC104418243 gene encoding LOW QUALITY PROTEIN: bifunctional aspartate aminotransferase and glutamate/aspartate-prephenate aminotransferase (The sequence of the model RefSeq protein was modified relative to this genomic sequence to represent the inferred CDS: inserted 1 base in 1 codon), with the protein MATTAGAPSGTGLSQSRGLLNQRCLGFSRSSWGGASKLVSFPSSFSRRSVDNTKELQLPRITAVVKAQAGPGQMDIDLTLSPRVNSVKPSKTVAITDQAAALARAGVPVIALAAGEPDFDTPAVIAEAGINAIREGYTRYTPNTGTLELRTAICQKLKEENGISYTPDQIVVSNGAKQSIFQAVLAVCSPGDEVIIPAPYWVSYPEIARLADATPVIVPTSISENFLMDPKLLERSITEKSRLLLLCSPSNPTGSVYPKXVLEEIAKIVAKHPRLLVMSDEIYEHIMYAPATHTSFASLPGMWERTFTVNGFSKAFAMTGWRLGYVAGPKHFISACAKIQSQFTSGASSISQKAGVAALSMGYAGGETVKNMVKAFRERRDYLVKGFGEMEGVKISEPQGAFYLFIDFSCYYGVEIEGFGAIDSSESLCRYLLDKAQVALVPGGAFGDDSCIRISYAASLPTLKEAFERIKKALVALRPAVPV; encoded by the exons ATGGCCACCACTGCAGGTGCTCCCTCTGGCACTGGCCTTTCCCAGTCTCGCGGTCTTCTCAACCAGCGGTGTCTCGGGTTTAGCCGCTCCAGCTGGGGCGGCGCCTCCAAGCTCGTCTCCTTCCCTTCCAGTTTCTCCCGCAG ATCTGTAGATAATACGAAGGAATTGCAGTTGCCTAGAATAACTGCAGTGGTGAAAGCACAAGCTGGTCCAGGACAAATGGACATTGACCTCACCCTGAGTCCAAGGGTGAATTCTGTGAAGCCTTCGAAAACGGTTGCTATAACTGACCAGGCGGCTGCTCTTGCAAGAGCTGGTGTTCCTGTTATTGCATTAGCAGCTGGAGAACCTGATTTTGATACACCTGCTGTCATAGCAGAG GCTGGAATTAATGCTATCCGGGAAGGTTATACAAGATACACACCAAATACAGGCACATTGGAACTCCGCACAGCAATCTGTCAGAAGCTAAAAG AGGAGAATGGGATCTCATATACACCAGATCAGATTGTTGTTAGTAATGGAGCCAAACAAAGCATTTTTCAGGCAGTTTTGGCTGTCTGTTCTCCGGGAGATGAG GTTATAATTCCTGCTCCCTATTGGGTGAGTTACCCTGAAATCGCAAGGCTTGCTGATGCCACACCTGTTATTGTTCCAACAAGCATCTCTGAGAATTTCTTGATGGACCCTAAGCTTCTTGAACGCTCGATTACTGAGAAATCCAGGCTTCTGCTACTTTGTTCTCCATCAAATCCAACAGGTTCCGTGTACCCCA AAGTACTTGAAGAGATCGCTAAGATTGTTGCAAAGCATCCTAGGCTTCTG GTTATGTCCGATGAAATATATGAGCACATTATGTATGCCCCAGCTACGCATACAAGTTTTGCATCTTTGCCAGGCATGTGGGAAAGGACATTCACCGTGAACGGGTTTTCTAAG GCATTCGCAATGACTGGCTGGAGGCTTGGTTATGTCGCTGGTCCAAAACACTTCATTTCAGCTTGTGCAAAGATTCAGAGCCAG TTCACTTCTGGTGCCAGTAGCATATCTCAAAAGGCTGGAGTTGCTGCTTTGTCAATGGGATATGCTGGAGGTGAAACTGTCAAAAATATGGTGAAAGCTTTTAGGGAACGGCGAGATTATTTGGTTAAAGGCTTTGGGGAAATGGAGGGTGTGAAGATTTCAGAACCTCAG GGAGCCTTCTATCTTTTCATCGACTTCAGCTGTTACTATGGAGTTGAAATTGAAGGCTTCGGAGCAATCGACAGCTCAGAGTCACTTTGCCGATACCTGCTTGACAAAGCCCAG GTCGCGTTGGTCCCAGGGGGCGCATTTGGGGACGACTCTTGCATCCGCATCTCCTATGCCGCTTCTCTCCCGACTCTAAAAGAGGCTTTCGAGAGGATTAAGAAAGCACTTGTCGCGCTGAGGCCTGCTGTGCCGGTGTGA